One stretch of Roseimicrobium sp. ORNL1 DNA includes these proteins:
- a CDS encoding LamG domain-containing protein, with the protein MTFTAGLSVACLLGAGALMVATSREKSAARSERAEEPDMGTMEELARLGDGFLVWERRIDDSWQIWTRALDGRTPEQRLIPEEKGRDHFCPKISPDGKRIAYMSYVAGSTPTDPVEGALWVMERNTGERKQLAERARSYQGDRAVLWMNNATLCYIDENGHTVELNVEQSTRRQLTSKARAKNGWLVNAQRTYATSGDAEFSPFDEKSGEVRTLPKHSGCQPYFSADGKWGFWMGGSGGPLNKIFLPTRRVEPVLVHDDPRLPENRNYVYFPMLSPCQRLMTFAASPDAHDHLESNYDIFVIRMDRETLEPIGKAVRYTAHAGNDRYPDVYCAELSLGSHYVEAPARVTMKSPNGNPCDWYLDGVKKSITAELDCEFEASGTHWVEARDPQTWKELARGFVHVRTATAPSLTLVRRVGEDALALTFDQAVSLENATAITENGKSIPFGALHAESHQVLLPLTDDAPCGSRITLDGVRDLAQRPHVMAKVTFTVPSTAWPQSRAGLVYAWEHRDAPPLQFIEATPVRAGKAFWNLRGGMDVRGGTCELPEVGTAMLRACGKSGAFTLEAIITPMVPPYDREARPVLSLEDSEGNVKLAILQRRSDWSLWLATEDNPRGTSIEQELLPLRTGQPHHVVLAYERGRLLVYLNGMAMSVRPEVHGALKFDGDKGVLRIGYCSKLQDRWQGMVDQLSIYSRVLTPDEAVAHADHAAPKLEEQRKARTRKVVAKLVQASRAPSLAQVAPYREALVQHLYEVLPKDKDDRDQDFPVGSRIAVTQWVWVNGESATPPKPDAHGVYRLFVQPAEAHREIQPLVIKSELPPDAPVESWLEVSNW; encoded by the coding sequence ATGACGTTTACCGCCGGACTGTCGGTAGCCTGCCTTCTGGGAGCAGGCGCCCTGATGGTCGCGACGTCTCGCGAAAAGTCTGCGGCCCGAAGTGAGAGGGCGGAGGAGCCGGACATGGGGACAATGGAGGAGCTCGCGCGATTGGGAGATGGATTCCTCGTGTGGGAACGGCGCATCGATGACTCCTGGCAGATCTGGACGAGAGCGCTTGATGGTCGCACCCCTGAGCAGCGGCTGATTCCTGAAGAGAAAGGCAGGGACCATTTCTGCCCAAAGATCTCGCCCGATGGAAAACGGATCGCCTACATGAGCTATGTCGCGGGCAGCACGCCGACAGATCCCGTGGAGGGAGCCCTGTGGGTGATGGAACGGAACACGGGTGAGCGGAAGCAACTGGCGGAACGGGCTCGAAGTTACCAGGGCGATCGTGCCGTGCTCTGGATGAACAATGCGACGCTCTGCTACATTGATGAAAACGGACACACGGTGGAGTTGAATGTGGAGCAGAGTACGCGCCGACAACTTACGTCCAAGGCTCGCGCCAAGAATGGATGGCTGGTGAATGCGCAGCGCACGTACGCCACCAGCGGAGATGCGGAGTTTTCCCCGTTCGATGAGAAGAGCGGCGAGGTACGCACCCTGCCGAAGCACAGCGGATGCCAGCCCTATTTCAGCGCGGATGGGAAATGGGGCTTCTGGATGGGAGGCTCCGGAGGTCCGTTGAATAAGATTTTTCTGCCGACTCGTCGCGTGGAACCGGTGTTGGTTCACGATGATCCCCGCCTGCCGGAAAATCGGAACTATGTCTATTTCCCCATGCTGTCGCCCTGCCAGAGGTTGATGACGTTCGCAGCCTCCCCGGATGCCCATGACCATCTTGAGTCGAACTATGACATCTTTGTGATCCGCATGGATCGTGAGACCCTGGAGCCCATCGGCAAGGCGGTGAGATATACCGCCCATGCGGGAAATGATCGCTATCCAGATGTGTATTGCGCGGAGCTTTCACTGGGCAGCCACTACGTGGAGGCGCCGGCCCGTGTCACCATGAAGTCGCCAAACGGCAACCCCTGTGACTGGTATCTTGATGGCGTGAAGAAGTCCATCACGGCGGAGTTGGACTGCGAGTTCGAAGCCAGCGGTACTCATTGGGTGGAAGCGCGAGACCCCCAGACGTGGAAGGAACTGGCGCGGGGCTTTGTGCATGTCCGAACCGCGACGGCCCCCAGTCTGACGCTGGTGCGCAGGGTGGGTGAGGATGCTCTGGCTCTGACCTTCGACCAGGCGGTGTCTCTGGAGAATGCGACCGCCATCACTGAGAATGGGAAAAGCATTCCGTTTGGGGCGCTGCACGCCGAGAGTCACCAGGTGCTGCTGCCACTCACTGATGATGCGCCATGCGGAAGCCGCATCACACTCGATGGTGTGCGTGATCTGGCACAGCGACCGCATGTCATGGCGAAGGTGACCTTCACCGTGCCTTCCACGGCCTGGCCCCAATCGCGAGCCGGGCTGGTGTATGCGTGGGAGCATCGGGATGCGCCCCCTTTGCAGTTCATCGAGGCGACGCCGGTGCGCGCGGGCAAGGCCTTCTGGAACTTGCGTGGCGGCATGGATGTGCGTGGAGGCACCTGTGAACTTCCGGAAGTGGGGACCGCGATGCTGCGCGCATGTGGCAAAAGCGGGGCATTCACTCTGGAGGCCATCATCACCCCCATGGTGCCGCCTTATGACCGCGAGGCTCGCCCGGTGCTCTCCTTGGAAGACTCGGAGGGAAATGTGAAGTTGGCCATCCTGCAGCGGCGTAGTGACTGGAGTCTCTGGCTTGCCACCGAAGACAATCCACGGGGCACTTCCATCGAGCAGGAGTTGCTGCCGTTGCGTACCGGACAGCCGCATCATGTGGTGCTGGCGTATGAGAGAGGGCGGTTGCTGGTGTATCTCAATGGCATGGCGATGTCCGTGCGCCCTGAAGTCCATGGCGCGCTGAAGTTTGATGGTGACAAAGGCGTGCTTCGTATTGGCTACTGCTCGAAGCTTCAGGACCGCTGGCAGGGCATGGTGGACCAGCTTTCCATCTACAGTCGTGTGCTCACTCCGGATGAAGCCGTGGCCCATGCGGACCATGCGGCACCCAAGCTGGAGGAGCAGCGAAAGGCGCGTACCCGGAAAGTGGTGGCGAAGCTGGTGCAGGCATCGCGTGCGCCGTCATTGGCCCAAGTGGCCCCGTATCGTGAAGCATTGGTGCAGCACCTCTATGAAGTCCTGCCGAAGGACAAGGATGATCGAGACCAGGACTTTCCTGTCGGCAGCCGTATCGCGGTGACGCAATGGGTTTGGGTGAATGGTGAAAGCGCAACACCACCGAAGCCCGATGCCCATGGCGTGTACCGTCTCTTTGTGCAACCCGCGGAAGCACATCGCGAGATTCAGCCGCTGGTGATCAAGAGCGAACTCCCGCCCGATGCCCCCGTGGAGTCGTGGCTGGAGGTTTCGAATTGGTGA
- a CDS encoding sialidase family protein, which produces MNTHALITRFACALVLLGSTAVAADPHDALTPVKVNFSPGPEYGDSTRIFQGIPGMERAANGRLWALWYAGGPDEPGEGKGNYVMLVTRGDDGKSWSGPRLVIDPPGDVRAYDPTLWHDPQGRLWLFWAQSSHWWDGRSGTWAIVTENSGDENPRWSEPQRLCNGIMMNKPTVRSNGEWLLPVSMWAMPVDKRTREEHRHNLPEESGAQVVISRNKGHTFAFLGKTRAPENIFDEHMVVERKDGSLWMLIRTKAGIAESISTDGGKTWTPGAPSKIPHVNSRFFIRRLNSGKLLLVRHNPPDMKTRSHLTAWLSDDDGITWTGGLMLDERKGVSYPDGVQNKDGVIRIIYDFERTEAKQILMAAFTEADVAAGKPSDTTRLRVQVNQSTAISPKKKEKEPEKKSPSPAKSATTSTSAASAVPSPDSFGITTLTPPVLNTNPGPRYWPRLRMWQGIPGIERSPNGRLWATWYTGPLAEGSEGNHAVLVTSEDDGKTWTNPVAVYDASLFFSGNTGDPHLWVDPKGQLWWFVYRNMRIKDANGIRSLWGFRMVDAESATPQFHPPVFAGFGVGLNKATVLANGDWIRPIDNFNSKDPERTLFYVSRDQGASFTPLSKARVKDGVFSEHQVVQRKDGSLIALVRTSYGIGQIESFDNGATWVNDKPFTTERGVNTRFFFTRLKSGNWLLVVNDVPKGRSRLTAMLSEDEGKTWPHKLLLDDRQSVSYPDGTEGANGCLYITYDCGRYTKDEQEILFAKITEADIKAGKLVNEGSRLRQLINRLADHGGGVRETREPQLMEKADEVAKGRIAEKN; this is translated from the coding sequence ATGAATACTCACGCCCTCATCACCCGCTTCGCCTGCGCTCTCGTTTTGCTGGGCTCCACGGCAGTCGCCGCGGATCCACACGATGCCCTCACGCCGGTGAAGGTGAACTTCTCCCCCGGGCCTGAATATGGCGACAGCACCCGTATCTTCCAGGGCATCCCCGGCATGGAGCGCGCTGCCAACGGCCGGCTCTGGGCACTCTGGTACGCAGGTGGTCCTGATGAACCCGGCGAAGGCAAGGGCAACTATGTGATGCTCGTGACGCGTGGTGATGACGGCAAATCGTGGTCCGGCCCACGACTCGTCATCGATCCGCCCGGCGATGTGCGCGCCTACGATCCCACGCTGTGGCACGATCCGCAGGGACGTCTCTGGCTCTTTTGGGCACAGTCCAGCCACTGGTGGGATGGGCGTTCCGGCACCTGGGCCATAGTCACGGAGAATTCCGGTGACGAGAATCCGAGATGGTCGGAGCCACAACGCCTCTGCAACGGCATCATGATGAACAAGCCCACCGTGCGCAGCAACGGCGAATGGCTCCTCCCTGTTTCCATGTGGGCCATGCCTGTGGACAAGCGCACGCGTGAGGAGCATCGTCACAATCTCCCCGAGGAAAGCGGCGCCCAAGTGGTCATCTCCCGCAACAAGGGCCACACCTTCGCCTTCCTCGGCAAGACCCGCGCTCCGGAGAACATCTTCGACGAGCACATGGTCGTAGAGCGCAAGGACGGCAGCCTCTGGATGCTCATCCGCACCAAGGCTGGCATCGCTGAGAGCATTTCCACGGATGGCGGCAAGACGTGGACACCCGGGGCTCCTTCGAAGATCCCACACGTGAATTCACGCTTCTTCATCCGCCGGCTGAACTCAGGGAAGCTTCTACTCGTGCGCCACAATCCACCGGACATGAAAACGCGCTCCCACCTCACCGCGTGGCTGAGTGACGACGACGGCATCACCTGGACAGGCGGTCTCATGCTCGATGAGCGCAAGGGTGTATCCTACCCTGATGGGGTGCAGAACAAGGACGGCGTGATTCGGATCATCTATGACTTCGAGCGCACCGAGGCGAAGCAAATTCTCATGGCAGCTTTCACAGAGGCCGACGTCGCCGCGGGCAAACCCTCCGATACCACCCGTCTGCGAGTCCAGGTAAATCAATCCACCGCCATCTCACCGAAGAAGAAGGAGAAAGAACCCGAAAAGAAATCCCCTTCACCAGCGAAATCGGCCACGACCTCCACCTCCGCAGCAAGCGCAGTCCCTTCTCCCGACTCTTTCGGCATCACCACCCTCACACCTCCGGTACTCAATACCAATCCCGGTCCGCGCTACTGGCCGCGTCTTCGCATGTGGCAAGGCATCCCCGGCATCGAGCGCAGTCCCAACGGCCGTCTCTGGGCTACGTGGTATACCGGACCTCTCGCCGAGGGCAGCGAAGGCAATCACGCCGTGCTGGTCACCAGTGAGGACGATGGCAAGACGTGGACGAATCCCGTGGCTGTGTATGATGCCAGCCTCTTCTTCAGCGGCAATACCGGCGATCCGCATCTCTGGGTGGATCCCAAAGGCCAGCTTTGGTGGTTCGTGTATCGCAACATGCGCATCAAGGATGCCAATGGCATCCGCTCGCTGTGGGGATTCCGCATGGTGGATGCAGAGAGCGCAACGCCACAGTTTCACCCGCCTGTGTTCGCAGGATTCGGTGTCGGGTTGAACAAGGCGACCGTCCTTGCCAATGGCGACTGGATTCGCCCCATCGACAATTTCAACTCCAAGGACCCAGAGCGCACCCTCTTCTACGTATCCCGCGATCAGGGAGCAAGCTTCACTCCTCTGTCCAAAGCACGCGTCAAGGACGGCGTCTTCTCCGAGCATCAAGTCGTGCAACGCAAAGATGGAAGCCTCATCGCTCTTGTGCGCACCAGTTATGGCATTGGGCAAATCGAGTCCTTCGACAACGGCGCCACCTGGGTGAATGACAAGCCCTTCACCACCGAGCGTGGTGTGAACACCCGATTCTTCTTTACCAGGCTGAAGTCCGGCAACTGGCTCCTCGTGGTGAATGATGTCCCCAAGGGGCGCAGCCGCCTGACCGCGATGCTCTCCGAGGACGAAGGCAAGACCTGGCCGCACAAGCTGCTCCTCGACGACCGCCAGTCGGTGAGCTACCCGGATGGCACGGAGGGAGCGAACGGCTGCCTCTACATCACCTATGACTGCGGCCGCTACACCAAGGACGAGCAGGAAATTCTCTTCGCCAAGATTACGGAAGCCGACATCAAGGCCGGCAAACTGGTGAACGAAGGCAGCCGTCTCCGGCAACTCATCAATCGTCTGGCCGACCACGGCGGCGGCGTGCGCGAGACCCGTGAACCGCAACTCATGGAAAAGGCGGACGAGGTCGCAAAAGGCCGCATCGCAGAGAAAAACTGA
- a CDS encoding redoxin domain-containing protein translates to MALSIGTSAPDFTLKSKSSGEIKDVTLSANYGKKNTVLLFFPLAFTGVCTAEFCDITAGLGQFSSLNAEVIGISVDSPFAQEAWAKQERITITLVSDLNKAITKAYDVVFPNLAGIGDTAARAAFVVDKNGVIQYAEQTATPKDLPDFEAVKAALAKLG, encoded by the coding sequence ATGGCCCTTTCCATCGGCACCTCCGCCCCTGACTTCACCCTCAAGTCCAAGAGCTCCGGCGAGATCAAAGACGTGACCCTCAGCGCGAACTACGGCAAGAAGAACACGGTTCTCCTGTTCTTCCCCCTCGCGTTCACCGGCGTTTGCACGGCTGAGTTTTGCGACATCACCGCTGGCCTCGGCCAGTTCAGCAGCCTGAACGCGGAAGTCATCGGCATCAGCGTGGACAGCCCCTTCGCCCAGGAAGCCTGGGCCAAGCAGGAGCGCATCACCATCACGCTGGTGAGCGACCTCAACAAGGCCATCACCAAGGCGTATGACGTCGTGTTCCCCAACCTGGCCGGCATCGGCGACACCGCCGCGCGTGCTGCCTTCGTAGTGGACAAGAACGGTGTGATTCAGTACGCCGAGCAGACCGCCACTCCGAAGGACCTGCCGGACTTCGAAGCCGTGAAGGCTGCACTCGCGAAGCTGGGCTAA
- a CDS encoding OmpA family protein, with protein sequence MNLPFILLPAVTLAQMTVLGQSNPPVEIVPPSPRTKVVVDTVPSAPPLSRVVVRERLSIAPRAVVVTEPAVATPPVATTTTTTVTTTPAPARVYDVERQVVVVKDRELPYVTVPVLFVVETAQLLNDESRVALEATANGILEVAKANPNARFDIEGHTSTEGTDEFNMTLSAGRAQRVLDELTKTYGVPPELLSAHGYGENYPKFPNGTESQLQLDRRVLVVRTQ encoded by the coding sequence ATGAATCTTCCCTTCATCCTGCTGCCGGCAGTGACGCTGGCCCAAATGACTGTGCTCGGCCAGAGCAATCCGCCCGTGGAAATAGTGCCTCCATCTCCCCGAACGAAGGTGGTGGTGGATACCGTGCCTTCCGCTCCGCCGCTCAGCAGGGTGGTGGTACGAGAGCGCCTGTCCATTGCACCCAGGGCTGTGGTCGTGACTGAGCCAGCTGTGGCCACCCCGCCTGTGGCTACCACAACCACCACGACAGTCACCACGACACCGGCGCCCGCGCGTGTCTATGATGTGGAAAGGCAGGTGGTCGTGGTGAAGGATCGCGAGCTGCCATATGTGACAGTGCCGGTCCTCTTTGTCGTGGAGACGGCGCAATTGCTGAACGATGAATCTCGCGTCGCCCTGGAGGCCACGGCGAATGGCATCCTCGAAGTGGCGAAGGCGAATCCGAATGCTCGATTCGACATCGAGGGACATACCAGCACCGAGGGCACGGATGAATTCAACATGACGCTCTCCGCCGGGCGTGCCCAGCGGGTGCTGGATGAACTGACCAAGACCTATGGTGTGCCCCCGGAGCTCCTGTCTGCCCATGGCTATGGGGAAAATTATCCCAAATTCCCCAATGGCACTGAGTCGCAACTGCAACTCGACCGCCGCGTGCTGGTGGTGAGGACCCAGTAG
- a CDS encoding nitroreductase: MQPVGHDTQSIITEVIRSRRSIKPFDMDASRAVDKSLILELLENANHAPTHGLTEPWRFHLFTGDSRRTLAETMARLYRETTPEAEFREDKMRKMSENPLLAGAVIVLGMARRGGAKIPELEEIEAVACAVQNLALSVTASGLAGYWSSPPLVYTRQFADWLGLGPEDRCLGLFYLGWPKAGFTMPKASRKPVAEKITWH; the protein is encoded by the coding sequence ATGCAGCCTGTGGGACACGACACGCAATCCATCATCACTGAAGTCATCCGAAGCCGGCGATCCATCAAACCCTTCGACATGGACGCCAGCCGCGCCGTGGACAAGAGCTTGATCCTGGAGCTGCTGGAGAATGCCAATCACGCCCCTACCCACGGACTGACCGAGCCCTGGCGCTTCCACCTGTTCACCGGAGATTCCCGACGCACACTCGCGGAGACCATGGCGCGTCTCTATCGCGAGACCACGCCGGAGGCCGAGTTCCGCGAGGACAAGATGCGCAAGATGTCGGAAAATCCCTTACTGGCAGGCGCCGTGATCGTGCTAGGCATGGCGCGACGCGGTGGCGCGAAGATTCCGGAACTTGAGGAAATCGAAGCCGTCGCGTGCGCGGTGCAAAATCTCGCGCTCAGCGTCACGGCCTCGGGACTGGCCGGCTATTGGTCATCCCCTCCCCTGGTCTATACCCGCCAGTTTGCGGACTGGTTGGGACTCGGCCCTGAGGATCGCTGCCTCGGCCTGTTCTACCTGGGCTGGCCGAAAGCAGGATTCACCATGCCAAAAGCGAGCCGCAAACCGGTCGCGGAGAAAATCACGTGGCACTAG
- the trpC gene encoding indole-3-glycerol phosphate synthase TrpC has product MNKLDEIIAHKHTEVQRLLPRMEKLRAAAAGRNDFRSLYDALRADPGHMGLIAEVKKASPSAGVIQPDFDYLTIARTYEKGGANAISVLTDEKYFQGKLEYMTTIRNEVSIPVLRKDFIIHEAQIFEAAVAGADAILLIVAALKQDQLEKLLDVAHTFQLDVLMEVHDLPELERALATNVRILGINNRNLKSFTVDLATTEALVEEVPDDVVLVSESGIKSVEDAQRLADAGADALLVGETLMRHEHPMDMARALRVEKVIVER; this is encoded by the coding sequence ATGAACAAGCTCGACGAAATCATCGCCCACAAACATACCGAAGTGCAGCGCCTTTTGCCCCGCATGGAGAAACTCCGTGCTGCCGCCGCTGGACGCAATGATTTCCGCTCCCTCTACGACGCCCTCCGCGCCGACCCCGGACACATGGGCCTCATCGCCGAGGTGAAAAAGGCCTCCCCCTCCGCCGGGGTCATCCAGCCCGATTTCGACTACCTCACCATCGCCCGCACCTATGAAAAGGGCGGCGCCAATGCCATCTCCGTGCTCACGGATGAAAAGTACTTCCAAGGCAAGCTGGAGTATATGACCACCATCCGCAATGAGGTCAGCATCCCGGTGCTGCGGAAGGACTTCATCATCCACGAGGCCCAGATCTTCGAAGCCGCGGTCGCCGGGGCGGATGCCATCCTGCTCATCGTGGCCGCGCTGAAGCAGGACCAGCTCGAGAAGCTGTTGGATGTAGCCCACACCTTCCAGCTCGATGTGCTCATGGAAGTGCACGACCTCCCCGAGCTGGAGCGCGCCCTCGCGACCAACGTACGCATCCTTGGCATCAACAATCGCAACCTGAAGTCCTTCACCGTCGACCTCGCCACCACCGAAGCTCTCGTGGAGGAAGTGCCGGATGACGTGGTGCTCGTCAGCGAAAGCGGCATCAAGTCCGTGGAAGACGCCCAACGCCTTGCCGACGCCGGCGCGGATGCACTCTTAGTGGGCGAAACCCTCATGCGCCACGAGCACCCCATGGACATGGCCCGTGCGCTGCGCGTGGAGAAGGTGATTGTGGAGCGGTGA
- a CDS encoding adenylate/guanylate cyclase domain-containing protein, with amino-acid sequence MIVPPTGTITFLFSDIEGSTKKWERQPDAMRVALATHDHMLRQVFESCGGYVFKTIGDAFCVAFDTPQDALAGALESQRAIRSADWGPIGELRVRMALHTGAAEDRDGDYFGQTLNRVARILSTAHGGQVLLSLPTQELVRDHLPSGVQLRHMGEHRLKDLARAEHLYQLVASDLPSEFAGLRSLESVANNLPVQLTSFIGREREMAEVIRLLGSTRLLTLTGMGGTGKTRLSLQAAADVLDTYPDGVWFVEFATIVDGALVPETVAAVFNLRQETDRPLTGTLTHYLKDRNLLLILDNCEHVVAACARLSETLLRACPRLHILASSREPMSIAGETAWPVPPLSLPDHWREITASEDAINRLGEYESVRLFTERASLARPSFQLTSENVHLVAQICWRLDGIPLAIELAAARIRVLSLEQIVERLDDRFHLLTTGSRNAVPRQQTLRSLIDWSHDLLSEPERRLFRRLSVFARGRTLEAIEEVCEGEGLEKFVIFDLLSQLVDKSLVYIEKPSDQAARYFILESIWDYSNEKLLAAGESEIFRIRHLDYFLRFAEKAAPKIRGPKQREWLAILEDEEFNIRYALEAATELPGQTAKGLRLLTVTQRFVEVRGLFKEARDSFAQLLGKPDAARDIVRAQALAAAGRLAWVADDLPACVSYQEEALSIFRELGDAAGAARALADLAFLALDKAQLPQARTLLEEATTLASPLGDQRLTAHIQHIWGVIAAGDGDFQKAFDIDEKNHAIYREEGDIWQGIIIAWSVGVNAAALGKFDIAHARLAECLQVGLDLGNRWGASYPLEAFAVLAVAEKKYEHAAKLYGAADAQRTRSGIVPQAADHPAIRAILAAAPDFTGPAVEAARREGRMLSLESATTLAVGEGHTTPS; translated from the coding sequence ATGATCGTACCGCCCACAGGCACCATTACCTTCCTGTTTAGCGACATCGAGGGAAGCACGAAAAAATGGGAGCGGCAGCCGGACGCCATGCGGGTGGCCCTGGCGACGCATGACCACATGCTGCGCCAGGTTTTTGAATCCTGCGGCGGCTATGTTTTCAAGACCATCGGAGATGCCTTCTGTGTCGCGTTTGACACGCCGCAGGATGCGCTTGCTGGAGCCTTGGAAAGCCAGCGCGCCATTCGCAGTGCCGACTGGGGTCCGATTGGAGAGCTCCGTGTCCGCATGGCGCTGCATACTGGCGCGGCGGAAGATCGTGATGGAGATTACTTTGGCCAGACACTGAATCGCGTGGCACGCATTCTCTCCACCGCGCACGGTGGGCAGGTGCTCCTCTCGCTGCCCACGCAGGAACTCGTGCGCGATCACCTGCCGTCTGGTGTGCAGCTTCGCCACATGGGAGAGCACCGGCTGAAGGACCTCGCGAGAGCCGAGCATCTCTACCAGCTTGTCGCTTCGGATCTGCCCTCGGAGTTCGCCGGACTGCGCTCCCTGGAGAGCGTGGCAAACAATCTCCCCGTGCAACTCACCAGCTTCATCGGTCGTGAGCGGGAAATGGCGGAGGTGATCCGGCTGCTGGGCAGCACCCGCCTGCTCACCCTCACCGGCATGGGTGGCACCGGCAAGACCCGCCTCTCCCTGCAAGCAGCCGCCGATGTGCTGGATACCTATCCAGATGGCGTGTGGTTCGTGGAGTTCGCCACCATCGTGGATGGAGCCCTCGTGCCTGAAACCGTGGCCGCCGTCTTCAACCTGCGGCAGGAAACCGACCGACCGCTCACCGGCACCCTCACTCACTATCTTAAGGATAGGAACCTGCTGCTCATCCTGGACAACTGCGAGCACGTCGTCGCCGCTTGCGCCCGCCTGTCTGAGACCTTGCTGCGAGCCTGCCCGAGGCTGCACATCCTCGCCAGCAGTCGTGAGCCCATGAGCATCGCGGGAGAAACCGCATGGCCAGTACCCCCGCTCTCCCTCCCCGACCACTGGCGCGAGATCACCGCCAGTGAGGATGCGATCAATCGACTGGGCGAATACGAGTCTGTACGTCTTTTCACCGAGCGCGCTTCTCTCGCACGTCCCTCCTTCCAGCTCACGAGTGAAAACGTCCACCTCGTGGCACAGATTTGCTGGCGTCTTGATGGCATCCCACTTGCCATCGAGCTTGCCGCAGCGCGCATCCGCGTGCTCTCGCTGGAACAGATCGTCGAGCGCCTCGATGATCGCTTCCACCTGCTCACCACCGGCAGTCGCAATGCCGTGCCACGACAGCAGACCCTCCGCTCGCTCATCGACTGGAGCCATGATCTGCTCTCCGAGCCCGAGCGCCGCCTCTTCCGCCGCCTCTCCGTTTTTGCGAGAGGGCGCACCCTGGAGGCCATCGAAGAGGTATGTGAGGGCGAAGGGCTGGAGAAGTTTGTGATCTTCGACCTCCTCTCGCAGCTCGTGGACAAGTCGCTTGTGTACATCGAGAAGCCCTCGGATCAGGCGGCTCGCTACTTCATCCTGGAGTCCATCTGGGACTACTCGAATGAGAAGCTTCTCGCCGCAGGGGAATCGGAAATCTTCCGTATCCGTCACCTCGACTATTTCCTGCGCTTCGCCGAGAAGGCAGCCCCCAAGATTCGCGGACCCAAGCAGCGTGAGTGGCTCGCTATCCTTGAGGATGAAGAGTTCAACATCCGCTACGCCCTGGAAGCTGCCACCGAACTCCCCGGACAAACCGCCAAGGGACTGCGACTGCTCACCGTGACGCAACGCTTCGTGGAAGTGCGGGGCCTCTTCAAGGAAGCGCGTGATTCCTTCGCCCAGTTGCTGGGCAAACCAGACGCAGCCCGTGACATCGTGCGCGCCCAAGCGCTCGCTGCCGCAGGCCGTCTTGCCTGGGTGGCGGATGACCTTCCCGCCTGTGTCTCCTATCAGGAGGAAGCGCTCAGCATCTTCCGCGAACTCGGTGATGCCGCCGGTGCCGCGCGTGCCCTGGCGGACCTGGCCTTTCTTGCCTTGGATAAAGCCCAGCTCCCACAAGCCCGCACGCTCTTGGAAGAGGCCACCACACTCGCCTCTCCGTTGGGCGACCAGCGTCTCACCGCACACATCCAGCACATCTGGGGCGTGATCGCGGCCGGTGACGGAGATTTCCAGAAGGCTTTCGACATTGATGAGAAGAATCACGCCATCTACCGCGAAGAAGGCGACATCTGGCAGGGCATCATCATTGCCTGGTCGGTGGGAGTGAACGCGGCGGCGCTGGGCAAATTCGATATAGCGCACGCGCGTCTCGCCGAGTGCCTGCAGGTTGGCCTCGATCTCGGAAACCGCTGGGGCGCATCGTACCCGCTGGAGGCGTTCGCCGTACTCGCCGTCGCAGAGAAAAAATACGAGCATGCCGCCAAGCTCTATGGTGCCGCCGATGCCCAGCGCACGCGTAGCGGAATCGTGCCACAGGCTGCTGACCATCCCGCCATTCGCGCCATTCTTGCAGCTGCTCCGGATTTCACCGGTCCCGCTGTTGAAGCGGCCCGCCGTGAAGGCCGCATGCTAAGCCTCGAGAGTGCGACCACGCTGGCGGTTGGCGAGGGCCACACGACACCGTCATAG
- a CDS encoding DUF456 domain-containing protein — MALGLDGMLEWFKSVDWSLWGVWTLTVTLMVIGLAGTVLPLLPGPFIIFVAAFLHKFLRPETGLSWWSIALLALLVIASYIVDFFSGAMGTKWFGGSKWGIWGVVIGGIVGLFFGFIGLIVGPIIGGLVAELLIARKRMGPAVKATWGSVVGTTLGLAARIGISIAMVIAFVLDVLW; from the coding sequence GTGGCACTAGGACTGGACGGCATGCTGGAGTGGTTCAAGAGCGTCGACTGGTCGTTGTGGGGGGTGTGGACGCTCACCGTCACACTGATGGTCATCGGTCTCGCAGGCACCGTGCTGCCCCTGCTGCCCGGGCCCTTCATCATTTTCGTCGCCGCGTTCCTGCACAAGTTCCTGCGCCCGGAGACGGGGCTCTCCTGGTGGAGCATCGCCCTGCTCGCCCTGCTCGTCATCGCATCCTACATCGTCGACTTCTTCAGCGGCGCGATGGGCACGAAGTGGTTTGGCGGGAGCAAATGGGGCATCTGGGGGGTGGTCATTGGTGGGATCGTGGGACTATTTTTCGGATTCATCGGTTTGATTGTCGGTCCCATCATCGGCGGACTCGTCGCGGAGCTTCTCATCGCACGGAAGCGCATGGGCCCTGCGGTGAAGGCGACCTGGGGCAGTGTGGTAGGCACCACGCTGGGTCTGGCAGCGCGGATAGGAATTAGCATTGCCATGGTGATCGCATTTGTATTGGATGTGCTGTGGTAG